The region AAATACAATCCCCCGGACATTCCTACTTcatagacaacaaccctaaggGCAATACAATAGGGTGGGTGTGGGGTCACCCTCTTTGAAATGTTCAAACACATCCCGTCCAATTCAACCAGGTCCCTACACATCATTCatcatgacaacttcaaaggaacagatgcaatatagatataaaataacacaccctCTAACACACAGGAATAGGATGTCCTGGCCGGATGCCCATATTTGGGCATGTACGCATCATCCGGACATAGGGTCATAAATCAACATTTTGACCCGtgccgtctactttattctctctgcAAAGCATCCGAGTGAGCTGGGTGAgcaattatgcaggtactttTCAGAAATGGACGACACAAACTGGATTCGctagatttctggatagggctaaGCTCAGAgattcttgccttggcaaatcgcactgttaagacactgatgctctTTGCAATCACGTGCCTATGTGGGAGTGGATTCTCGCCCCttactagcatgaaaactaaatacaggcacagactgtgtgtggaaaattatttaagacagactctctccaatataacccaacattgcagagttatgtgcatcctttcaagcatacccttctcattaacctgtggtgagatattcaccatttttgatgaacaaataaagttttatatgtaagatggctaaataaagagcaaaattattgattattattattatattattatttgtgtcctggtcctataagagctctttgtcacttcccacgagccgggttgtgacgaAAACCTCACTCGTtattattttcaataaatgtatcgtatagtgtgtgtgtgtggcaggcttacaatgatagcaaaaaaacaacatttgagagtgcgctgacccggtgctagagggggtacgcagcaggaggttgaatgtttgaatgggtacgggactataacaaGTTTGGGAATAACTGCTTTATAGGATATGTAATTACACTTGACCTTTCAGTGTCACAGCAGATGACGTGACAGATGAATGTTGGCACGGTGGGCTGAATTACATTTCATGGTACAAATCCGATTACACAAAAACCTGTCAAACATAAGATGGGTGATGTGTGGCAGGAAATACAAATACTACTGACTGTCAACATACAGACAATATTCAACATTTGTTACTCGTTTTTGGTGATGACATTTTTTGCATATGGTAGTTTGCATTGCAGCTGATATAGATAACATAGAACCAACATTCTATGAATCGTTGTCATAATCCTTATCATTGAATTGGCAATTTGGACATGTccttaaaacctctacaggatcgatgccacgggacggttgagctaaggTTGTAAGGTTGTAAGCAACAAGAACATTTTCCAGGACatggacatatctgatattggcagaaagcttacattcttgttaatctaactgcactgtccaatttacagtagctattagtgAAAGAATAACGTGCTAtcgtttgaggagagtgcacagatattaacttgaaaagttatttataaaccaatttggcacatttgggcagtcttgatacaacattttgaacagaaatgcaatggttcattggatcagtctaaaactttgcacagaaaaacatccccacagcatgatgctgccacccccatgcttcaccgtagggatggtgccaggtttcctccagacgtgatgcttgacattcaggccaaagagttcaatcttggtttcatcatggtctgagagtctttaggtgccttttggcaaactctaagcaggctgtcatgtgcattttattaAGGAGTGGCTGTCTGGCCAATACCATAacggcctggttggtggagtgctgcagagatagagttcctctgtggagatgggagaacctatcAGTGACCATCAGggtcttggtcatctccctgaggtatttgaggtttaaaaagtaaAAGTTTCAAAATTCCACAGAAATTTCATTTCGAAAAATGtacatcaacccctacaaaaacggataatccaaaatcaaattcacatttcctgttgttgcTGTACGAAACTGGCTCAAAATAAGATCCTACATCGGTATGTGTCAGGTCCTGCAAGCTCTAGTCCTGTCTTagcttgattattgtccagttgtgtggtcgagtgttgcaaggaaagacctagttaagctgcagctggcacagagcggcacgtcttgctcatcattgtaatcagagggctaatataaatagtatgcatgccagtctctcttggctaagagttgaggagagaccgactgcatcacttatttttataagaaacaatgtgtCATCTGgattatccaaataaagtgtgaccaatATCTCCACAAGACCATACTCAATTTACTCATGAGAGAAACAAATCAAACAGGTAGATTGTTCGACATTATGTTAACATGAGACAAAGAACACGACTTGTGATTTTTTTCATTCTCCATCGTAGACAGTATGGAGCTGCCTAAGATTAAAATATATAGCATTGGGTTGAGGAAAATGTTTGCTGTGGCTACAGTGGTACCCACCATCAGTCCAGCTTTTATAACCGCCAGGTCGTAGCTTTGGTGGATCAGCTCAAACAGAACAAAGACATGGTAGGGCAGCAGATGAAGAACGTGGCTATCAGGGCAGTCATAAGTTAAGGGCTTGGAGGACTTGATCATCCGGTTGGTCCTCAGTCGCAGAATGATGACGGAGTAACAGAGGATGAGGAATGGGAGCACAAGTCTCCTGATAAACCGACCTACAGTGATCATCTTGTGGCTGTGTTGGTTTGTCTAGTTGTTGAAACACATGCTCTTCCCGACATGAGTCTTGGCATCGCGGAACACCAAGGAGGGGATGCTCAGTGCGACATAGGCAACCCAGACCAGGAACACCAATTCAAAGGCCTTGCCAATGGTGGAGTGTTCCTGAGCCCGCACTGGAAACGACACTGACACACAGTGGTCAACACTGATGACGACCAGGAGTAATATGCTGCCGAACATGTTCAGGAACATCACAAAAGAGCTGAATTTGCACATAAAGAGCTCAAAGATCCACTCCTTTGTTTCCGGGTAAATGATGTTGAAGGGTAGACTGGCACAGAATATGATGTCGGAGACGGCCAGGCTGAGGTACCAGGTGGTGTTGACCATCTTTTTCATATTGTGACCAGCGATCCAGATGACCACGCCATTCCCACAAACCcccagaaaaaaaacacattgacCACCATGAGGGAAATGCATAAAACCTCCAT is a window of Oncorhynchus mykiss isolate Arlee chromosome 11, USDA_OmykA_1.1, whole genome shotgun sequence DNA encoding:
- the LOC110535076 gene encoding chemokine-like receptor 1, coding for MKKMVNTTWYLSLAVSDIIFCASLPFNIIYPETKEWIFELFMCKFSSFVMFLNMFGSILLLVVISVDHCVSVSFPVRAQEHSTIGKAFELVFLVWVAYVALSIPSLVFRDAKTHVGKSMCFNN